In Kitasatospora sp. NA04385, a single genomic region encodes these proteins:
- a CDS encoding molybdopterin-dependent oxidoreductase yields the protein MSSLPTTSHWGAFRVRPRPAGGVLVEPHPEDPAPSPLLAGVAGSLDHRTRVRRPAVREGWLRGGPGTGAGRGREPFVEVSWERALDLVAGELARVKREFGPQAVFGGSYGWASAGRFHHAQSQLHRFLALFGGYTASRNSYSLGTSLVLLPRVVGDAEAVLRAASSWPTIVRHTRLLVAFGGVPAKNVYVTPGGVTRHTTPGFLAQLADAGTEVALVSPLRDDLPDGPATDWLPIAPGTDTALMLALTHTLVAEDLHDRAFLARCTSGWPVLERYLDGRADGTPKDADWAAPICGLAAERIRALARRMAATRTLVTVTWSLQRARYGEQPVWAALALACALGQLGLPGGGFGHGYGSMGDVGDTGPALRLPFLPQPANPVEEFIPCARIADLLLHPGEEYRYDGTTRRYPDVRLVHWAGGNPFHHHQDLGRLRRAFARPETVVVHEPHWTATARHADIVLPATTPLEREDFGGGRRDTHLIAMHRAAAPVGEARDDHAILAALAERLGFAPEFTEGRSPRQWLEHLYGQWAGRLRADGAGDPPPFDRFWADGEWRLPEQAAERTLFAEFRADPERHPLATPSGRIELHSPAIAALGLPDCPGHPAWLDPPERLGTPAARRHPLLLVANQPATRLHSQLDVGAASLAAKVAGREAVELHPADAAERSIADGDLVRIFNDRGACLAGARLSDRLRPGVVRLPTGAWFDPVPGTEPPLCAHGNPNALTADLPSSQLSQGCTGQHALVQLERWTGGEPPPVTVRHPPALLRDTETDTDTETAGGTSTAPAPPTTPVQSTAPTPVQPTAPAPAPSPEAAR from the coding sequence GTGTCCAGTCTTCCCACCACCTCGCACTGGGGTGCCTTCCGGGTCCGCCCGCGCCCCGCCGGCGGGGTGCTGGTCGAGCCGCACCCGGAGGACCCGGCGCCCTCCCCGCTGCTGGCGGGCGTCGCCGGGTCGCTGGACCACCGCACCCGGGTGCGCCGGCCGGCCGTCCGGGAGGGCTGGCTGCGGGGCGGGCCGGGGACGGGCGCCGGGCGCGGGCGGGAGCCGTTCGTGGAGGTGTCCTGGGAGCGGGCGCTCGACCTGGTCGCCGGTGAACTGGCGCGGGTGAAGCGGGAGTTCGGGCCGCAGGCGGTGTTCGGCGGCTCGTACGGCTGGGCGTCGGCGGGCCGGTTCCACCACGCACAGAGCCAACTGCACCGGTTCCTGGCCCTGTTCGGCGGCTACACGGCATCCCGGAACTCGTACAGCCTGGGCACCTCGCTGGTGCTGCTGCCCCGGGTGGTGGGGGACGCCGAGGCGGTGCTGCGGGCCGCGTCCTCCTGGCCGACGATCGTCCGGCACACCCGGCTGCTGGTCGCGTTCGGGGGCGTCCCGGCGAAGAACGTGTACGTCACGCCCGGCGGGGTGACCCGGCACACCACGCCCGGGTTCCTCGCCCAACTGGCCGACGCCGGAACGGAGGTGGCGCTGGTCTCCCCGCTGCGCGACGACCTGCCGGACGGCCCGGCCACCGACTGGCTGCCGATCGCCCCGGGCACCGACACCGCGCTGATGCTGGCGCTCACCCACACCCTGGTCGCCGAGGACCTGCACGACCGGGCCTTCCTGGCACGCTGCACCAGCGGCTGGCCGGTGCTGGAGCGCTACCTGGACGGCCGGGCCGACGGCACGCCCAAGGACGCCGACTGGGCCGCGCCGATCTGCGGCCTGGCCGCGGAGCGGATCCGCGCGCTGGCCCGGAGGATGGCCGCCACCCGGACGCTGGTCACCGTCACCTGGTCGCTGCAGCGCGCCCGGTACGGCGAGCAGCCGGTCTGGGCGGCGCTCGCCCTGGCCTGCGCGCTCGGCCAACTCGGCCTGCCCGGCGGCGGGTTCGGCCACGGCTACGGCTCGATGGGCGACGTCGGCGACACCGGCCCGGCGCTGCGTCTGCCCTTCCTGCCCCAACCGGCCAACCCCGTCGAGGAGTTCATCCCCTGCGCGCGGATCGCCGATCTGCTGCTGCACCCCGGCGAGGAGTACCGCTACGACGGCACCACCCGCCGCTACCCGGACGTCCGGCTGGTGCACTGGGCGGGCGGCAACCCGTTCCACCACCACCAGGACCTGGGACGGCTGCGCCGGGCCTTCGCCCGTCCGGAGACGGTGGTCGTCCACGAGCCGCACTGGACGGCCACCGCCCGGCACGCCGACATCGTGCTGCCCGCCACCACCCCGCTGGAGCGCGAGGACTTCGGCGGCGGTCGGCGCGACACCCACCTGATCGCCATGCACCGCGCCGCCGCCCCGGTCGGCGAGGCCCGCGACGACCACGCGATCCTCGCCGCGCTCGCCGAACGCCTTGGCTTCGCACCGGAGTTCACCGAGGGGCGCAGCCCGCGCCAGTGGCTGGAGCACCTGTACGGGCAGTGGGCCGGGCGGCTGCGCGCGGACGGCGCGGGCGACCCGCCGCCGTTCGACCGGTTCTGGGCCGACGGCGAGTGGCGGCTGCCCGAACAGGCCGCCGAGCGCACCCTGTTCGCCGAGTTCCGGGCCGACCCGGAGCGGCACCCGCTGGCCACCCCGAGCGGCCGGATCGAACTGCACTCCCCCGCGATCGCCGCGCTCGGCCTGCCCGACTGCCCCGGCCACCCCGCCTGGCTGGACCCGCCCGAACGGCTCGGCACCCCGGCCGCCCGGCGCCACCCGCTGCTGCTGGTCGCCAACCAGCCCGCCACCCGGCTGCACAGCCAACTCGACGTCGGGGCGGCCAGTCTGGCCGCCAAGGTGGCCGGCCGGGAGGCCGTCGAGCTGCACCCCGCCGACGCGGCGGAGCGCTCGATCGCCGACGGCGACCTGGTGCGGATCTTCAACGACCGGGGCGCCTGCCTGGCCGGGGCCCGGCTCAGCGACCGGCTGCGGCCCGGCGTCGTGCGGCTGCCCACCGGCGCCTGGTTCGACCCCGTCCCCGGCACCGAACCGCCGCTGTGCGCGCACGGCAACCCCAACGCGCTCACCGCCGACCTGCCCAGCTCGCAGCTCTCCCAGGGCTGCACCGGTCAGCACGCCCTGGTCCAGCTCGAACGCTGGACGGGCGGCGAGCCCCCGCCGGTGACCGTCCGGCACCCGCCCGCGCTGCTCCGCGACACCGAGACCGACACCGACACCGAGACCGCCGGCGGCACCAGCACCGCACCCGCACCGCCCACCACCCCCGTCCAGTCCACCGCACCCACGCCCGTCCAGCCCACCGCACCCGCGCCCGCACCGTCCCCGGAGGCCGCCCGATGA
- a CDS encoding ABC transporter ATP-binding protein — MTALLEVRSLEVEFDRGAPVLDGIDLQVRAGEILGVIGETGSGKTTLARAVVGLAPVAAGRITVDGRDRARLRGRALRAARRAGTVQYMFQDPLRSLDPDLTVLRLVGQPLAVAGVPVGERRQRVLAALDLVGLDHALAERRPALLSGGQRQRVALARAIVTRPRLLLADEPVSALDASNRNHVLRLLDELRRELDLAVVLISHDLESLAGVADRLAVLYRGRIVESGPAADVLGRPLHPYTALLAASAPGGGAARRAELALLRAPAPARPESSACAFAHRCPFAGAGCADRPAETEPLPGRTVACHRAADWRTRPSG, encoded by the coding sequence ATGACCGCTCTGCTCGAAGTCCGTTCGCTGGAGGTGGAGTTCGACCGCGGCGCCCCCGTACTGGACGGGATCGACCTCCAGGTCCGGGCCGGGGAGATCCTCGGGGTGATCGGGGAGACCGGCTCCGGGAAGACCACGCTGGCGCGGGCGGTGGTGGGGCTGGCGCCGGTCGCCGCGGGGCGGATCACCGTGGACGGGCGGGACCGGGCCCGCCTGCGCGGGCGGGCGCTGCGGGCGGCGCGGCGGGCCGGGACGGTGCAGTACATGTTCCAGGACCCGCTGCGCTCGCTGGACCCGGACCTGACGGTGCTGCGGCTGGTGGGCCAGCCGCTCGCGGTGGCCGGCGTCCCGGTCGGCGAGCGGCGGCAGCGGGTGCTGGCGGCGCTGGACCTGGTCGGCCTGGACCACGCGCTGGCCGAGCGCCGACCGGCGCTGCTCTCCGGCGGGCAGCGCCAGCGCGTCGCGCTGGCCCGGGCGATCGTCACCCGGCCCCGGCTGCTGCTGGCCGACGAGCCCGTCTCGGCGCTGGACGCCTCGAACCGCAACCACGTGCTGCGGCTGCTGGACGAGTTGCGCCGGGAGCTGGACCTCGCGGTGGTGCTGATCTCGCACGACCTGGAGTCGCTGGCGGGGGTCGCCGACCGGCTGGCGGTGCTGTACCGGGGCCGGATCGTGGAGAGCGGCCCGGCGGCGGACGTGCTGGGTCGGCCGCTGCACCCGTACACGGCGCTGCTGGCGGCCTCCGCGCCGGGCGGGGGCGCGGCCCGGCGGGCCGAACTCGCGCTGCTGCGCGCTCCGGCGCCCGCCCGGCCGGAGTCCTCCGCGTGCGCGTTCGCGCACCGCTGCCCGTTCGCCGGGGCCGGCTGCGCGGACCGCCCGGCCGAGACCGAGCCGCTGCCGGGCCGGACGGTGGCCTGCCACCGCGCCGCCGACTGGCGCACCCGCCCGTCCGGCTGA
- a CDS encoding ABC transporter substrate-binding protein, protein MTSSALPSPALARRSFLGLGLGAGAALALAACGGATVAQTGSAGTSGTLKWGWALPTSWDPVFSSAGWDVHVLSLVYAGLTKLDESGKAVPALATGWTYSADGTSLTFTLRPGLVFEDGTPLDAAAVKKSLDRGRTEPKSLVAPQLTQVKQVLAPDAATVVIELASPDYQLPNLLAGKTGLVVNPKAFESDAAGLASKPAGAGPFSLVSYVQNSKAVLRRNPHYWDAASIGLENFEVYPLPDAATVVGGLQSGQFDVAQIPGSQVEAAKAAGLEVQEIPSLVVAVLDVNTTKAPFDNPDVVEALKYAIDREALVKTQLFGHGEANYQPFPKGYVGYDPGSADLFRYDPDKARALLAKAGHPDGVDLTLTTSAAQGLPEQLQAQLKEVGIRATIEVIPAAQATQIVYVQHSKALFTDQFAGRDSAAQAFQVLFGEQGLMNPGRSTPPELLAAVQQVSRTPLDSPEYPKALQAATALAVRTMPNVFLYSVPRLLARRKSVSPIPAFTVVQRFEGVKVA, encoded by the coding sequence ATGACCAGCTCCGCCCTGCCCTCCCCCGCCCTCGCCAGACGCTCCTTCCTCGGCCTCGGCCTGGGCGCGGGAGCCGCGCTCGCCCTGGCCGCGTGCGGCGGCGCCACCGTCGCCCAGACCGGCTCGGCCGGGACCTCCGGCACCCTCAAGTGGGGCTGGGCGCTGCCCACTTCGTGGGACCCGGTGTTCTCCTCCGCGGGCTGGGACGTGCACGTGCTGTCCCTGGTGTACGCCGGTCTGACCAAGCTCGACGAGAGCGGCAAGGCCGTGCCCGCGCTGGCCACCGGCTGGACGTACAGCGCCGACGGCACCAGCCTGACCTTCACCCTGCGCCCCGGGCTGGTCTTCGAGGACGGCACGCCGCTGGACGCCGCCGCCGTGAAGAAGAGCCTGGACCGCGGCCGCACCGAGCCCAAGTCGCTGGTCGCCCCGCAGCTGACCCAGGTCAAGCAGGTGCTGGCCCCCGACGCCGCCACCGTGGTGATCGAACTCGCCTCCCCCGACTACCAGTTGCCCAACCTGCTGGCCGGCAAGACCGGCCTGGTGGTGAACCCGAAGGCGTTCGAGTCGGACGCCGCGGGGCTGGCCTCCAAGCCGGCCGGCGCGGGCCCGTTCAGCCTGGTCTCCTACGTGCAGAACAGCAAGGCCGTGCTGCGGCGCAACCCGCACTACTGGGACGCCGCCTCGATCGGGCTGGAGAACTTCGAGGTCTACCCGCTGCCGGACGCCGCCACCGTGGTCGGCGGCCTGCAGTCCGGGCAGTTCGACGTCGCGCAGATCCCCGGCAGCCAGGTCGAGGCCGCGAAGGCCGCGGGCCTGGAGGTGCAGGAGATCCCGTCGCTGGTGGTGGCGGTGCTGGACGTCAACACCACCAAGGCGCCGTTCGACAACCCGGACGTGGTCGAGGCCCTGAAGTACGCGATCGACCGCGAAGCCCTGGTGAAGACCCAGCTGTTCGGGCACGGCGAGGCCAACTACCAGCCCTTCCCCAAGGGTTACGTGGGCTACGACCCGGGCTCGGCGGACCTGTTCCGCTACGACCCGGACAAGGCGCGGGCGCTGCTGGCGAAGGCCGGGCACCCGGACGGCGTCGACCTGACGCTGACCACCAGCGCCGCGCAGGGCCTGCCCGAGCAGCTGCAGGCGCAGCTGAAGGAGGTCGGCATCCGGGCCACCATCGAGGTGATCCCGGCCGCGCAGGCCACCCAGATCGTCTACGTGCAGCACTCCAAGGCGCTGTTCACCGACCAGTTCGCGGGCCGCGACTCGGCCGCCCAGGCGTTCCAGGTGCTGTTCGGCGAGCAGGGGCTGATGAACCCGGGCCGCAGCACGCCGCCGGAGCTGCTGGCGGCCGTGCAGCAGGTGTCGCGCACCCCGCTGGACTCGCCGGAGTACCCGAAGGCGCTCCAGGCGGCGACCGCGCTGGCGGTGCGGACGATGCCGAACGTGTTCCTGTACAGCGTGCCGCGGCTGCTGGCCCGGCGGAAGTCGGTGTCGCCGATCCCGGCGTTCACCGTGGTGCAGCGCTTCGAGGGGGTGAAGGTCGCGTGA
- a CDS encoding ABC transporter permease yields the protein MSAALPAAGSRAAGWVVRRAARAPRSLGRVLASAATVFLLSSVLTFGLGAVSDANPAAAVLGETATPADIARLNHEFGLDRPLWEQFGGWLGHAVQGDLGRSWFTTLPVGDSIAAALPVDLSIAGLALLFAVLLGAAAGIAAALRPGSRLDRSVTALCTLLGTLPAFVVAIGLITLVSVQLRLLPSGGYVPLEQDPGQWLRFAVLPALALSLDAAAGIARQLRTSLVGALRENWATGATMRGLSRRRVLFGHVLRNAAGPAVTVLGMSVPMLIGGAVVTERIFNLPGIAQLSLRAAEQHDVPVIQGTLLVTVAVVLVANLAVDAGLLALNPAARRRPARAGAR from the coding sequence GTGAGCGCGGCGCTCCCGGCGGCGGGCTCGCGGGCCGCCGGGTGGGTGGTGCGCCGGGCGGCCCGGGCGCCCCGCTCGCTCGGCCGGGTGCTGGCCTCCGCCGCCACGGTGTTCCTGCTCTCCTCGGTCCTCACCTTCGGGCTCGGCGCGGTCTCCGACGCCAACCCGGCGGCGGCGGTCCTCGGCGAGACCGCGACGCCCGCCGACATCGCCCGGCTGAACCACGAGTTCGGCCTCGACCGGCCGCTGTGGGAGCAGTTCGGCGGCTGGCTGGGGCACGCCGTCCAGGGCGACCTGGGCCGGTCCTGGTTCACCACGCTGCCGGTGGGCGACTCGATCGCGGCCGCCCTGCCGGTGGACCTGTCGATCGCCGGCCTGGCGCTGCTGTTCGCCGTGCTGCTCGGTGCGGCCGCGGGCATCGCGGCGGCGCTGCGCCCCGGCAGCCGGCTGGACCGCTCGGTCACCGCGCTGTGCACCCTGCTGGGCACGCTGCCCGCGTTCGTGGTGGCGATCGGCCTGATCACCCTGGTCTCCGTGCAGCTGCGGCTGCTGCCCTCGGGCGGCTACGTGCCGCTGGAGCAGGACCCGGGCCAGTGGCTGCGGTTCGCGGTGCTGCCCGCGCTGGCGCTGAGCCTGGACGCGGCGGCGGGCATCGCCCGGCAGCTGCGCACCTCGCTGGTCGGCGCGCTGCGGGAGAACTGGGCGACGGGCGCCACGATGCGCGGGCTGTCGCGCCGCCGGGTGCTGTTCGGGCACGTGCTGCGCAACGCCGCCGGACCGGCCGTGACGGTGCTCGGGATGAGCGTGCCGATGCTGATCGGCGGCGCGGTCGTCACCGAGCGGATCTTCAACCTGCCGGGGATCGCCCAGCTGTCGCTGCGGGCCGCCGAACAGCACGACGTGCCGGTGATCCAGGGCACCCTGCTGGTGACCGTCGCCGTGGTGCTGGTCGCCAACCTGGCGGTGGACGCCGGGCTGCTGGCCCTCAACCCCGCCGCCCGCCGGCGCCCGGCCCGGGCGGGTGCCCGGTGA
- a CDS encoding Rrf2 family transcriptional regulator, protein MHISAKADYAARALVELACDTGRPLTCEAIASSQEIPFRFLKSVVGDLRRAGLVRSQRGCEGGYWLGRPASDITLLDVVRAVDGELITLRGEPLAGLAYPGPADALPGIWREVEERTGEVLAGTTVAALVRRSGRPLPRPVAEAV, encoded by the coding sequence ATGCATATTTCCGCCAAGGCGGACTACGCCGCCCGCGCACTGGTCGAGCTGGCTTGCGACACGGGGCGTCCGCTCACCTGCGAGGCGATCGCCTCGTCCCAGGAGATCCCGTTCCGGTTCCTGAAGTCCGTGGTCGGCGACCTGCGCCGGGCCGGCCTGGTCCGCAGCCAGCGCGGCTGCGAGGGCGGCTACTGGCTGGGCCGCCCGGCCTCGGACATCACGCTGCTCGACGTGGTGCGCGCCGTGGACGGCGAACTGATCACGCTCCGCGGCGAACCGCTGGCGGGGCTCGCCTACCCGGGCCCGGCGGACGCGCTGCCGGGGATCTGGCGCGAGGTCGAGGAGCGCACCGGGGAGGTGCTGGCGGGCACCACCGTGGCCGCGCTGGTCCGCCGCTCCGGACGCCCGCTGCCCCGGCCGGTCGCGGAGGCGGTGTGA
- a CDS encoding DUF5937 family protein: MTLRIDLAGTPPERIRFGVSPLAELTAMLHVLASPEHHPHLAGWAAGVWAGLRPELAERLREAEFLWRSSRADFLVPARPRATLAAELDQVDLIGDERYAHAALVTTCGSNRRTFAGRSPLHDPAARADALDRAQARGPVQEAFAERLLADPPAVRARLRETLEQCAEAFFDTEWPALAARLGRDVRDKTELSRRQGLPAALAEVSTAIALTPDGGSLVLDKLQDSAAQAGPAGVTFLPSVFGHPHLVAVYAPGWQPVVQYPAADGDRPAAVPLETVALRLEALAHPVRLRLVRTLARGPHTTGELACAWELTPPEVSRHLAVLRRAGLLTARRRGRHVHHALDLGATAVLGADLLSAVLR, from the coding sequence GTGACCCTGCGCATCGACCTCGCCGGGACGCCGCCGGAGCGCATCCGGTTCGGCGTCTCGCCGCTCGCCGAACTGACCGCGATGCTGCACGTGCTGGCCTCGCCGGAGCACCACCCGCACCTGGCCGGGTGGGCGGCCGGGGTGTGGGCGGGCCTGCGCCCCGAGCTGGCCGAGCGGCTGCGGGAGGCCGAGTTCCTGTGGCGGTCCTCGCGGGCCGACTTCCTGGTGCCGGCCCGGCCGCGGGCCACCCTGGCCGCGGAGCTGGACCAGGTCGACCTGATCGGGGACGAGCGGTACGCGCACGCCGCGCTGGTCACCACCTGCGGCTCGAACCGGCGCACCTTCGCCGGCCGCTCCCCGCTGCACGACCCGGCCGCCCGCGCCGACGCGCTGGACCGGGCGCAGGCCCGCGGCCCCGTCCAGGAGGCGTTCGCGGAGCGCCTGCTGGCCGATCCGCCGGCCGTCCGGGCCCGGCTGCGGGAGACCCTGGAGCAGTGCGCGGAGGCGTTCTTCGACACCGAGTGGCCCGCGCTGGCCGCCCGCCTGGGCCGGGACGTCCGGGACAAGACCGAGCTGAGCCGCCGTCAGGGCCTGCCCGCCGCGCTCGCCGAGGTGTCGACGGCGATCGCGCTCACGCCCGACGGCGGCTCGCTGGTCCTCGACAAGCTCCAGGACTCCGCCGCGCAGGCCGGCCCGGCCGGCGTCACCTTCCTGCCCAGCGTCTTCGGGCATCCGCACCTGGTCGCCGTGTACGCCCCGGGCTGGCAACCCGTCGTCCAGTACCCGGCCGCAGACGGCGACCGCCCCGCGGCCGTCCCGCTGGAGACCGTCGCCCTCCGCCTGGAAGCGCTGGCCCACCCCGTCCGGCTGCGGCTGGTCCGCACCCTGGCCCGCGGCCCGCACACCACCGGCGAACTCGCCTGCGCCTGGGAGCTCACCCCGCCCGAGGTCTCCCGGCACCTCGCCGTGCTGCGCCGGGCGGGCCTGCTCACCGCCCGCCGCCGCGGCCGCCACGTCCATCACGCGCTCGACCTCGGCGCCACCGCCGTGCTCGGCGCCGACCTGCTCTCCGCCGTCCTGCGCTGA
- a CDS encoding ABC transporter ATP-binding protein, translated as MTTASVSDRTESGRPGPGGPVLAVEGLRVTVGHGAAEAVREVSFTVRAGQSVGLVGESGSGKTLTCRAVLGLPAPGVEAAADTLALGGTDLLGLDAPGWQRLRGDRLGAVFQDPGSFLNPSLTVGRQLAEPLRVHGGLSRADARRRAVELFDSVGLRDPDAVYDRYPHELSGGMLQRVLIAIAVSGDPELLVADEATTALDTVVQAEVLDLLARLREERGLGLLLVSHDLAVVADATDRLLVLYAGEVVEDGPTASVVAAPAHPYTEALLTVAGLGPGERTRFPVIPGRPPAAGTPAPGCRFAPRCAYAAPECTLVPVPLTTAPDGRKVRCLLPR; from the coding sequence ATGACCACCGCGTCCGTGTCTGACCGCACCGAGTCCGGCCGTCCCGGGCCGGGCGGCCCCGTCCTGGCCGTCGAGGGGCTGCGGGTGACCGTCGGCCACGGCGCCGCCGAGGCGGTGCGGGAGGTGTCCTTCACCGTGCGCGCCGGGCAGTCCGTCGGCCTGGTCGGCGAGTCCGGCAGCGGCAAGACGCTGACCTGCCGGGCCGTCCTCGGGCTGCCCGCGCCCGGCGTCGAGGCCGCCGCCGACACCCTCGCCCTGGGCGGCACCGACCTGCTCGGCCTGGACGCGCCCGGCTGGCAGCGGCTGCGCGGCGACCGGCTCGGCGCGGTCTTCCAGGACCCGGGCTCCTTCCTCAACCCCTCGCTCACCGTGGGCCGGCAGCTCGCCGAGCCGCTGCGGGTGCACGGCGGCCTGTCCCGGGCGGACGCCCGGCGCCGCGCCGTCGAGCTCTTCGACTCGGTGGGGCTGCGCGACCCGGACGCGGTGTACGACCGCTACCCGCACGAGCTGTCCGGCGGCATGCTGCAACGGGTGCTGATCGCGATCGCGGTCAGCGGCGACCCGGAGCTGCTGGTCGCCGACGAGGCCACCACCGCGCTGGACACCGTCGTCCAGGCCGAGGTGCTCGACCTGCTGGCCCGCCTGCGCGAGGAGCGCGGCCTCGGCCTGCTGCTGGTCAGCCACGACCTCGCGGTGGTCGCCGACGCCACCGACCGGCTGCTGGTGCTGTACGCGGGCGAGGTCGTCGAGGACGGCCCCACCGCGAGCGTGGTGGCCGCCCCCGCCCACCCCTACACCGAGGCCCTGCTCACCGTCGCCGGCCTCGGCCCCGGGGAGCGCACCCGCTTCCCGGTCATCCCCGGCCGTCCGCCCGCCGCCGGCACCCCCGCCCCGGGCTGCCGCTTCGCCCCGCGCTGCGCGTACGCGGCCCCGGAGTGCACCCTCGTCCCCGTCCCGCTGACGACGGCGCCGGACGGCCGCAAGGTGCGCTGCCTCCTGCCGCGCTGA
- a CDS encoding cupin domain-containing protein — translation MSTAPHRPDPATDGGGRTCAGEGFHPHLPAPDAAGPDAAVPLRARLHHIRADALDGDTAQTGGMRRFAAISGGTVGSEKLWMGQTHVAPATASSDHHHGESETAIHVVSGHPEFVFLDHSSGEPVEVRLRTGPGDYIFVPPYVPHREENPDPAHEAVVVIARSTQEAIVVNLPSLHAEPPTAP, via the coding sequence GTGTCCACCGCACCGCACCGCCCCGACCCGGCGACCGACGGGGGTGGGCGGACCTGTGCCGGCGAGGGCTTCCACCCGCACCTGCCCGCGCCGGACGCCGCCGGCCCGGACGCCGCCGTCCCGCTCCGCGCCCGCCTGCACCACATCCGGGCCGACGCGCTCGACGGCGACACCGCGCAGACCGGGGGGATGCGGCGGTTCGCGGCGATCAGCGGCGGCACCGTCGGCTCGGAGAAGCTCTGGATGGGCCAGACCCACGTCGCCCCCGCCACCGCCTCCTCCGACCACCACCACGGCGAGTCGGAGACCGCGATCCACGTGGTCAGCGGCCACCCCGAGTTCGTCTTCCTGGACCACTCCTCCGGCGAGCCGGTCGAGGTCAGGCTGCGCACCGGGCCGGGCGACTACATCTTCGTGCCGCCGTACGTCCCGCACCGCGAGGAGAACCCCGACCCCGCGCACGAGGCCGTGGTGGTGATCGCCCGCAGCACCCAGGAGGCGATCGTGGTCAACCTGCCGAGCCTGCACGCCGAACCGCCGACCGCGCCCTGA
- a CDS encoding ABC transporter permease has translation MSAALRRPVVRASLAVLGAVVLLAVLGGRLAPLDPLAQDTAHLLQGPGGGHLLGTDYLGRDVLSRLLAGTGPSVAAAAEAVGTALLLGVLPGLASVRFPAVPAWLALRAVDALMTLPFTLFAIAAVGVLGNGLHQAMLALGVLLAPLFFRVARAAALGLDRAQYVEAAELMGAGRLTVLRTHVWRKVLPTIAVTTAHALATALLTVASLTFLGIGVQPPAPTWGGMLASDLGFLAQQPWAPAVPTVLIMLTVGALNLLADALRDAEPAGSAGSAEPGAPAQAPVPTPLRAPEEARDDHRVRV, from the coding sequence GTGAGCGCGGCGCTGCGCCGCCCGGTGGTGCGGGCCTCGCTGGCGGTGCTGGGCGCGGTCGTGCTGCTCGCCGTGCTCGGCGGCCGGCTCGCCCCGCTCGACCCGCTCGCCCAGGACACCGCGCACCTGCTCCAGGGGCCCGGCGGCGGGCACCTGCTGGGCACCGACTACCTGGGCCGGGACGTGCTGAGCCGGCTGCTCGCGGGCACCGGCCCGTCGGTGGCCGCGGCCGCCGAGGCGGTCGGCACGGCACTGCTGCTCGGCGTGCTGCCCGGGCTGGCCTCGGTGCGCTTCCCGGCCGTGCCGGCCTGGCTCGCGCTGCGGGCCGTGGACGCCCTGATGACGCTGCCGTTCACGCTGTTCGCGATCGCCGCGGTCGGCGTCCTCGGCAACGGGCTGCACCAGGCGATGCTGGCGCTCGGCGTGCTGCTGGCCCCGCTGTTCTTCCGGGTCGCCCGGGCGGCGGCGCTCGGCCTGGACCGGGCGCAGTACGTGGAGGCCGCCGAACTGATGGGCGCCGGACGGCTCACCGTGCTGCGCACCCACGTGTGGCGCAAGGTGCTGCCGACGATCGCGGTGACCACGGCGCACGCGCTGGCCACCGCGCTGCTCACGGTCGCCTCGCTGACCTTCCTCGGCATCGGCGTCCAGCCGCCCGCGCCGACCTGGGGCGGGATGCTCGCCAGCGACCTGGGCTTCCTCGCCCAGCAGCCGTGGGCCCCGGCCGTCCCCACCGTGCTGATCATGCTGACCGTCGGGGCGCTCAACCTGCTGGCCGACGCCCTGCGGGACGCCGAACCGGCCGGGTCCGCCGGGTCCGCCGAACCCGGCGCCCCGGCGCAGGCCCCCGTCCCGACCCCGCTGCGAGCGCCGGAGGAGGCCCGCGATGACCACCGCGTCCGTGTCTGA
- a CDS encoding acyl-CoA dehydrogenase family protein produces the protein MERPRPGCPLPGRRGRRPGLAARLPARAHPSALGAPLASLPRFQAAVGEIEVSLAGADRLVDALAAAVDAGEPGAAEQAGGAKVLGTRAAIDAVQQAVALVGNHGLTRRHPLERHLRDVLCARVHTPQDDSVLLAAGRAALGRVRPL, from the coding sequence CTGGAACGGCCTCGGCCTGGCTGCCCTCTACCTGGGCGTCGCGGGCGCCGCCCGGGACTGGCTGCTCGGCTTCCTGCACGAGCGCACCCGAGCGCGCTCGGCGCGCCGCTGGCCTCGCTGCCCCGCTTCCAGGCCGCCGTCGGCGAGATCGAGGTCTCGCTGGCCGGGGCCGACCGACTGGTCGACGCGCTCGCGGCGGCCGTGGACGCGGGCGAGCCGGGCGCCGCCGAGCAGGCCGGCGGCGCGAAGGTGCTCGGCACCCGGGCCGCGATCGACGCCGTCCAGCAGGCGGTGGCCCTGGTCGGCAACCACGGCCTGACCCGCCGCCACCCGCTGGAGCGCCACCTGCGCGACGTGCTGTGCGCCCGCGTCCACACCCCGCAGGACGACTCGGTCCTGCTCGCCGCCGGACGCGCCGCACTCGGCCGCGTCCGCCCCCTGTGA